TTTTTACAGGATAACAAGGTAAATAATACACTAAGTACATGACAAAAATTTACAATACTCCAGTTGAGGTAAACGTTTCCTCCAGCCGAGGCGTATCTATTTAGCTCAGCAAGAAATTACGCCGATTTGGATTATTTGATAGTGATTATCCCGGAAACGCCTAAATTAATAGCATACTGAAGGAATTCACGTTACAAACGCTTAATTATCAGGCACGCGTTACAAACGCGCGCCAGATGTGAATGAAAAAAAGGTGCCTCATTTTTGAGACACCCTCTTCAATCAGGTGAAAATCATCCGATTACTTCCCGAATTTGAAATCAAGTCCAATAGCATAAGCTTGTGTAAACTTTCCATAGGTCGTCGTAACAGGAATGTATGTAGCGTCAAGGATATGTCCCAGGTTCGTTGAACCATCCTTATAAAAGGCAAACATGGCACCAATGTTAAGGTCAATTTTCGGGGTTATTTTCCAGGCTCCTCCAAAGCCGACAGCATTCGATGACGTGCTGTAGCTGAGATCGGACTGATAGAACTGGTTTGTGCCATCCTTTGAATAGAGATACCCTGCGCTGACCAGTATTTTCTCGCTGATATCGTATTGCAGTCCAACGCCAATTTCCCAGAAATTTTTATCGATAATCGAACTGTTGGTGGGGTTATCCTTCTCGAAAGTAAGCGTATCTGACTTACCATAATATGCATTTTTGTCCCAGTAATAGTTAAAGTCGGCATAAGCTCTGAGTTTTTCGGTCACAGGGTATGAAGCACCGACAGCAAGCATAGCCGGCAAGTCGCTGCCCGATTTTTCCTTGTCGGGAAATTCACCGGTACCATCCACTTTTGTATCGTTTTCGACATCAATCACTGTTAAGAATTCATATCTCAGGCTGAGAGTCAGTTTTTCCTGAAAAGTCAGGTTTGCAGCGATAATTGGTGTGAATCCATGGCCTTTTTGTACGACGTCGACCTCCTTATCACCGGTTTGTGCGGCAAGTCCGGTCATTTGAGCAGCTCCTGCAGTAGCATTACCGGCTACTGTTGTAAATACCACCTGAGCCTGGCCAATTGGAGTTTCAATTGGTTGCTCTGCACCCTGAAGAGCTTGTTCGAAGGATGCCTGCTGTTCAGGAGTTATGTAACCGGCAGCTGCAGCCTGAGCAAAGGTTACATCACCTAATCCTGCGGCAGCCAGATTGCTTGCACCGGTGGCAGCAGTATTATAACTTGTTGCAACACCAGTATAATATTGAGCCATGTCATTGCCGAATGCATCAGCTTGTATAAATAATCCACCCCCACTTGCAGGATTGATCATGATATTCCGTATTGATCCTTTATAAGTGTTCTTTACGGTCACATACCTTACGCCAGCATAAACCGAAACCTCGGGACTGATCTCATAGGATAATCCGGCCTGATAACCAAAGTAAACAGAGGTACCTTCAAAACTGATGTCGACCTTGTAATCGGTCACACCGGCAGAAGGACGCAGGGCTGGAACCAGATCGGAAATAGGAATCGCAAAAGATGGTACTCCTTTGTCATACTCAGCGCTGCCGCCGCCGCCAATGGGATTAAAACCAAAGGAGACTGCGAATTTACCAAACCTGTAAGCTGCATAGATACCAGGGAAGAAAGGTGCTGATACCTTACCGGTATACTCAGCTTCAGGTGCGCCATGTAAGAAAGGGTAATTACTTGTTACAGTGTTGGTCTGAAAAATCGATTGGTTGTTAATAGACAGAAAAAGACCTTTCTGCAGCTTTGTAAGACCGGCAGGGTTAAAATACACGGCATCAATGCCGAGTGAAGCGTTCCGTGCCATGAGCCGGGCAAAGGCCGCACTCTGGTTGGTGTTCGTCACGATGCCCCCTGCCAACACATGCAGACTAAGTGTGGCAAGTGCAAAAAACAAGAATAATGCTTTTTTCATGGGATAGGTTTTAGTTACTACTTGTTTTAAGAATTCCTGTGGAATTCCGCAGCCAAGATATGCTAAAATAAGATTTTCTCCAAATTTTGATGAAACTTACATTGATTTTTACCGGCTCTATGACTCAATGCCACTTAAAAATTTTGAGACCGGCAGAAAAGAAGATCACACCGGTAGCAGCCATAAACAGGGAAGGACCGGAGATATCCCTCAAGTCGGCTCCCTCAATAAAAACACTTCGTAACCCGTCGGCCAGCATGGTAAGAGGTAATTTCTGGATAATAGGAATACTCCACTCCGGGAAATTATGATAGCTGAAAAAAATACCCGATAGCACCATCATAGGCATGACGACGACATTAATAAAGCCATTACCGATTTCGGTTTTCGATGTGTGCGATGAAATAAAAATAGCTATACCGGCAAATGCTATATTACCTGTTATAAAGATGATCAGCAATCCGGCAACACTGCCCTGAACAGTGATTCCAAAGACAATATTGGCAAAAAGAAAAAGCAGGGCTGATTCCACGAAATTCATCGCTACCCGCACGGATATCAGCGTAATCAGAAAATAGGATTTTTTCATCGGCGTAGCCACCAGCCGACGAAGTAGTTTTTTAGATCTCTTTTCGATAATACCCCATGATATACCCCACATGCTCGACATCATGACGCCCATAGCTATCAGTCCGGGAACCAGAAAATCAATATAGCGGGTGCCGCTGACTGTTAAAGGAATGATATTTTCATTGATTATATTGACCTTTATCTGCCTCCTGCTGAAGACATCCGAAAGTTTAAGATAGGTTAGCTGCGCATCAGGATTTAAGGGATCAAAATGATATTGTATCTCGCCATCTTTTTCATCTATCACCAGGTTCAGATTACCGCGTTTAAGCCGGATGATAGCATCTTTCCATGAGGTCTTCTGAAATAAAAACGTGGTATTCCCCAGCTTATCATCAGGTATAGTCAATTTATACTGTGACGTGTTATTACCGGAAATAATCTTTTCAGTGTTGGATTGTAAAAAGGTTTCTATCACATGAAGGGTATCATCAATCGTGCTGTCTATCCCATTTCTTTCAATAACAGCGACTTTCCTCGTGATATCGGGTTTTTGGGTGAAAGCTATTCCCAGTCCAAGCGACATAAGTATCGGAAAAACAATGCCCCAGAAGAGAACACCCGGCTCACGGATGAGCTCCTTGAATTGTGCCGAGAGCAACTGAAAAAACTGTCCCTGTCGAAAGAGATTATACATGCAAATGTCTTCCTGTTAATGATATAAACAGATCATCCAATGTATATGTATTTGTTGAGCTGTCATTTTTTTCCGACAGAAGCTGTCCTAATGTGCCTTCCTTTAAAATTCGTCCCTTGTCGATGATGATGATATAGTCGCAAAGCTGCTCAGCTTCCTCCATATAATGGGTTGTGAGGACAAGAGAAGTGTGCTCCTGTTCCTTAAGCTTCAGAAGTATCGACCAAATTTCCCTCCGGGCATTGGGATCTAAGCCAGTAGTAGGCTCATCCAAAAGCAAAATCCGGGGTTTGTTGATCAAGGCTATACCGATGGCGAGCCGTTGCCGTTGTCCCCCTGAAAGATTGACGACATAGGCTTTTTTTTTCTCCTCCAGGCCAATAATATCCATGATTTCGGCAGCACGTTCATGGCCAAGGCGAAAAAAGCTGGCAAAGAGCCTGAGTGTCTCCCAGACAGTCAATTTATCAATAAAATGAGTTTCCTGAAGCGACAGGCCGATGATCTGGTGCAGGGTATCCTCATGACCTCTCCATGGCATGCCCAGAATATATATTTCTCCTGCATCAGGTTTCTGAATACCTTCTATCATTTCCACCAGGGTCGTCTTTCCGGCACCATTAGGTCCCAGCAAAGCAACAAACTGCCCCTGTGGAATCCTGAGGTCAATGCCTTTGACAGCCTGCACGGTTTTAAAGGACTTATGTACTCCTTTCACTTCAATGACAGGATCGGCATTTATCGTATCTTTGCCAGGAATATTCATGAGTGATCAATGTAACAGGCTTATTTGCAGAATTTGACCGATTCAGGTGCCGAAATTACAACAAAAATCCCTGAGGAATGTTTGATAGATAAAACTAAAGTATGCAACAGATGCCATTAACCAGACTTCGGAATATTGGTATTGCAGCTCATATAGATGCAGGAAAAACAACAGTTACAGAGAGGATACTTTTTTTTACAGGGACTAACCGGAAAATCGGAGAGGTGCATGATGGCCAGGCCACGATGGACTTCATGAAGCAGGAGCAGGAAAGAGGGATAACCATCGCGTCGGCTGCCATCACCTGTTTCTGGAAAGGATCGCAGATCAATATCATTGATACCCCGGGACATGTGGATTTCACTATTGAGGTTGAACGGTCATTGCGAGTGATCGACGGCATGGTCGCTGTATTTTGCGCTGTCGGCGGCGTAGAACCCCAGAGCGAAACAGTATGGAACCAGGCCGACCGCTACCGGGTGCCGCGTATAGCTTTTATAAATAAAATGGACCGTGCGGGCGCAGACTTCAATGAAGCTGTAGCCCAGATGAACAAGTATCTGGATGCCAATGCTGTTCCATTCCAGATTCCTATTGGCGCTGAAGAAAACTTCCGTGGCATCATCGATATCATGGAAAGAAAAGCCTTTATTTTTGATGACAAGGAATGGATTGAAACGGACATTCCTGCCGGGTACAAAAACACCTGTGAAGAAGCCCGTAACTTACTTATTGAGAATATTGCCGACTTTAACGAGGAAATAATGGAACTTTTCCTTCATGACAAGGAAGTGACGACAGAGAGCCTGAAGCTGGCCGTGCGTGAGGCTACGCTGAAGTTACTCATCACTCCCGTTTTCTGCGGTGCAGCATACAAAAACAAGGGCATACAGCACCTTCTCGACGCTGTGATAGATTATCTGCCCTCCCCCGTCGATGTCGGTGCTGTCATTGGCTTAGATGTCGATGATCCTGAAAAATTCCATTCACGCCACCCATCGCCAAAAGATCCCTTTGCGGCGCTGGCATTTAAACTTATCACTGATCCCTTTGTTGGTCAACAGACATTTATACGCATTTTCTCCGGAACCCTGAAAAGCGGCATGCAACTCGTAAATTCGACTAAGAACAAATATGAGCGTGCCGGAAGAATTCTTAAAATCCATGCAAAAGCCAGGGAAGAAACCGAAGAAGCCGGGCCCGGGGATATTGTCGCCCTTATCGGCATGAAGTACACTAAAACAGGTGATACCCTCTGCGAAGAAGGTCACAGGCTGTTTCTCGAATCCATCCACGTCCCGCCTTCTGTTATTGAACTCAAGGTAACACCCCTGAGACGGAAAGACCTGGAAAAATTCAGCGAGGCACTGAAAAAACTTTCGAATGAAGATCCGTCATTTCATTTCCACTTTGACGAGGAAACAAATGAAACGATCATCTCAGGAATGGGAGAGCTGCACCTTGAGATCATCATCGACAGGCTGAAATATGAGTTTGATGTGGAAGTGGAAACTGGTGAACCCTCTGTGTCATTCAGGGAAACCATTACCGGTGAAACGGAGTCGAATTACAGGCATGTCAAGCAAACCGGTGGCAAAGGACAGTTTGCACATACGGTCATACGCATTGAACCCAACGAAGGAAAAGGATATGAATTTGTAGATAAAATCAAGGGAGGAGCTATTCCTACTGAATATGTCCTGTCAGTCAACAAAGGCATACAGAAAACAATGGAAAAAGGCATCCTGGCCGGTTATCCCATTATGGACATAAAAGTGGTGCTGCTTGATGGCAGCTATCATCCGGTTGACTCGTCGGACATGGCTTTCCAGACCTGTGCTTCGATCTGTTTTAAAAACGGATTCATGAAAGCCAACCCTATACTCCTCGAACCTGTGATGAAAGTCGAGGTCAACACGCCTGACGATTATATCGGAGATATTGTGGGAAATCTTCACCGGCGACGCGGCAAGATCGAGGCGATGCGGAGATTCAGAAAAGGATCACAGAAAGTTAACTGCTTTGTTCCGTTGATGGAGATGTTCGGTTATTCCACACAGCTCCGCAATCTTTCCAGCGGCAGGGCAGCCTATTCCATGGAATTCTTTAAATATTTACCCCTGACCAAAACTTTACAGGATGAGGTGTTAAAGAATCTGGCCGAAAAGAAAAAATCAGGATAAGTAGCAGCCAAACAGTTTATATGATCTATTCCGCAGGCTTTTTTCCTGTCAGAAGAAGCGACTCCCTCAGCCGTGTCGAGAGAAGAAAACTCACTACCATCAGGCCTATGAGCACGAGCAATGATAAAGTCATGGACCCTGTGCCCGGAGCCTTATACAGATCCATGCCAAAGATGAAAATGATACCTGATATCTGTCCCATGAGAATTAGCAAACCATTTGTCGTGCCTTCAGGTGCCGGATTGGCTATTTCTGCCCCATATTGAAATCCTATCGGTCCCGCGCTGAGCAGGAAAAAACCCATGACAAAGGAAGCTGCCAGCAACAGCCCGTAACTGGTAGCATACGTGATGCCGATGAGGCCTAATGTGGATGCGCCCAAAGCGATAAGAATAAAAGGTACCCGTTTACGGTAGCGGTCCGACAGAAAGGGCATGATCACAGCGCCTACAATGCCCCCGAGGACCATCAGTCCGCCGGATAATCCGGCCTGTGTGATGGTAAATCCCCGTGGCCGCAGGATATCTTCGATCCATGTTGTCACACAGTTGAAAACCCCTAATCCAATAAAAAAGACTACCATCAACAGGACGAAATCCTTTTTATGTAAAGCATTTCTGAGTCCGTCAAACACCAGCGACCGCTCCTCCTGCCCCGGCAGGCATGCCGGTGTGGGCGGACGCTCCCTGGCAAGAAATATAAACAGAACAGCCGAGAAAATCGAAATAAACCCATAAATGAGCAACATGGTGCTGATACTATGGCTGATGATAAGAAACGGTGTTAGCGCCATGCCAATGACAATACCCAAATACATGGCAAGAGCGCCCAAACCCGTGGCTGTCGCCCTTTCCTGTATTGGAAACCAACGGGCAGCGATGGCAGTGGTCGAGTTGAGTATAAATGGTTGCCCAATGGCAATTCCTATTTGTGCTATCAAAACAAGTGTATAATCCGATGCAAATATGCCACGCATAAGCCCGAAGACACCCGTGAGGACAGCACCAATGCCGACGGCTACCTTAAATCCATATGTATCGATGATCCATGAAGCCGGTAGCGATACAAAAATGTAGACGATCATAAAACTCATGGAAAGCAGGCCGATGCTTAAATCCGACACACCATAAAAGCTGGCGGCACTACCGGTGATAGGTGCAAAGGTTATCCATAACAATTGATTGACTATGGAGACCGACATGAATGCGATGAGAATGATCCATCGGTAACCATAAATTTTGAAGTTCTCAGGTTCCATGTAAAGCACTTTATTAAGTAAAATTTTGTGAAACGGCCAAAGGTATAAAAAAAGTCAGTAGTATCAATTATTTAGATTCTGCCCTGATAAAGAACATTTTCATCTTGCCTTTACCTTTTACCTCTATCTCTTCCCTTTCCTCGAATTTGAACTTATCTTTAACGAGGTTGTAGGTTACATCGGAAATATTGATCCGCATAGGTTCAGAGACATTTTCTATTCGGGAAGCAGTATTGATAGTATCACCAAAAACATCGTAAATGTATTTTTTAACTCCGACCACACCGGCAATTACAGGGCCGGAATGGATGCCCACACGAATCCGCCAGTCTATTTTTGATTCAAGGTTTTTCTTTTCCAAATATTGAATCATCTCCACGGCTGACCAAATGATATTTTCGGCATGTCGTGGATTTTCATCCGGCAAACCGCAAACTGCCATATATGCATCACCAATGGTTTTTATGCGTTCACAATTATATTTCTCAATAATGGTATCAAATGCAGTAAAGATTTTATTCAATTCATCAATAAGAAACTTTGGCTCCATTCTGGCAGCCAGTTCAGTAAAATCCACGATATCGGTAAAACAGACTGTAACGTTTTCATAGAGCTGTGGTTCTGTCTTGCCTTTCTCCTTCAGGTCAGTGGCAATGCCTGACGGTAGTATGTTCAATAACAATTTGTCAGATTTATCCTTCTCGCTGACAATGATCTCATTTGCTTTTCTTTTCTGGCGAAGGCTTAAATAAATGACAACAGCAAGCATGATAAGTAATGCGATACCACCTATCAGCGAATTTCGGAATATCCTGTCCTTTTTTATGGTCAGGGTCTGAATAACTTCTTTTTGTTGCAGTAATGTAATAACCCTATCCTTTTTTTCAGTTTCATATTTTACTTCAAAGTCAGTGATCTGTTTATGTATTTCCTCACTATAAAGTGTATCCTTTATGTCCACATATTTTTTATAATAATTCAATGCTTCAGAATAATTCCCCATTGCAGCGTATAGATCGGAATACAAGAGGTAATTGGTTTTCAGCTGATCCTTAAGACTAATCTGGTCAGCAATTTTTGTACTCTGCGACAAATAACTGATGGATTGGTTATAAGCGCCCTTTACCTTGGAAATATCGGCCAGTGTTGCATAAACAGAAGCAAGATTAACAGGTCTATCCAGTTCCTGATAAATTCCAACAGCCAGCTGGAGGTATTGAATGGCCGCATCATATCTCTGCTGCCCGAAGTAACAACTTCCCATATTCGCATTCAGAGTTGCAATCAGATCCTTGTTATTCTGTTCATTTGCCATTGTGTGAGCCATTTGGAAATATTCCAAAGCTTTGTCAAATTGTTTCTTATGTGAATAAGCCACTCCAATGTTATTCAGGCGGTTAGGGATCTCTCTTACTTTACCGAGTGCTCTGTCAATCGCCAATGCCTCTTCAATGAATTGTATGGCCTGGTCGAACTTTTCCCATTCTTTGTAAACCAAGCCAATATTGTTCAAAGAAATGGCCATACCTGCTGAGTCACCTAATTTTTCTTTGAGTTTTAAAGACCGTTCATAAAAGAGAATGGCAGTGTCATAGCGTCCCCAGGAATCATAAATAGAGCCAAGATTGTTCAGTGACTTTGCTATACTTTGGGTATCGCCCTGTTGCATATCCAATACAAGAGCTTTATTATAGTAGGCAACAGCACTGTCATAAGTTCCTAATTTTTTATAGGCCAGACCAATGTTATTATAGCGGGTGGCATAATTAGCCGGCACTTTAATTTTTCTGTCTTCCGAAAGGGCTCTTTCATACCATGTTATCGCCTCATGATAATTATTCATCATGAAATAGCAAATCCCGATATTATTCAATGCTTCAGCGATTTTTTCCCTATCCGGTTCGCTCACAGTGTTTTCCTTTTGAAGAAATGAAAGGTACTTCTCGATGGCTTCGGAATATTTCCTTTGGTCAATTAATGCATAAGCCCTGTCATAATCAGTGAGCGTATCATTTTGAGCATTGGCTTTCAAGGTCAATACCACAATGACCAGAAAAAATGAGAATATGCCCAAAATCTTTAAAATCCTCATTCGCGAGATGATGAATTAGCCATATCCAGTAATGTAACTAATGCGGATCAGGTTGTAACGAGATTTCCTCCTGACAGTGCAAATACTATGGTTGAAGCAGGGCTTGTGCCGGGTCCGTATACCAATCCCTCATTATCATCTTCAAGACGGATACCGGATCCACCAGGTCCATCTGTCATACAATACACTTTAGTGATGGGAGGAGTGTCATTTTTATGATTCAATAGAAAATTTTTTATCTCCTGCCTGTTGATCGAGGTATCGACATAATGGGAATATATCTGAAAACTGATCGCGCCAATGCAATTGGAACTGACAGGTATGACAGATGGTACAACGTATGTTGGTGACACTACAACACTGCCTTCATTCCATCCAAGATATGGTGTTCCTGTTGTCAATTTAGTTTTCAATAAACCAAGATGGTCGACCAAACCTTCTAATAATTTTGTCAAATCGCCTCCGCCGGTTGCAATAAATGATGCTTCTTTGAGCAGGGTAGCTGGATTTCCCTCGGTGATGAGCTTTACATTTATCTTAAAAAAAGAGAAGAGTTGCTTAATATCCTGTATAAATGAATTATAATATTGTCCGTCATAAGCATATGGAATAAGCAGGACCTCGCTTATTTTCTGGCTGTTTAACAGCCATGTTATCTGCGATTTTAAAAAGTCGGAAAACAACAGGATGTCATAGTTGTTTTCAAGGTTAGCAAGTGTTAATTTTCTTTTCATGGCGATCATCTTAGTAAATATTAATTTAGATAAAAAGTTTGCCAAATATAATGAAAATTTGCCTGATTCGCAGGTGAATATTTTTGGATTTTAAATATTGCCATAATCCGGTTTATTCCGTTCAGGTGTATACAAATCTATGCTGGCTTTTTTCGTAAAGAGTACCAAATAATAAATGTACTTACCAAGGCCATTACAGCAAGACTAACCAGGTAAGATGGATTAGAGAATATCTCAGGGATACTATGAAATATTTGAGATGTAATGGTATATGAAAGAAAATAATTATTTATAAATATTTCGGATAACGAAATAATCTATCCTTTTTTAAGGGTGAATGAAAAGGTGGATCCCACACCTGGCTTGCTGCGCACATTAACCGTTTGCTCATGCGATTCAATGATATGTTTTACGATGGCCAACCCTAAACCGGAGCCTCCCATGCCACGCGAACGGCTCTTATCCACCCTGTAAAAACGTTCGAAAAGTCGGGGTAGATGCCCGGCATCAATGCCAATGCCATTATCGGATACTTCAACCAGGATCTGCTCATCCATGTCATAAAAGCTCAACTTGGTCCGGCCACCCGTGTGCCCATATTTTATTGAATTATCGATCAGGTTAATCAAAACCTGCTTGATACGCTCCTTATCAGCCCAAACAAAAATGTGGGAATCTTTTGCGACTCCTGCCTGAAAAATCAGATGAATATCTTTTTGTTTTGCCTTATCTTCAAGTAACTCAAAAACATCATTAACAAGCGCTACTATATTGAACCGGGTATATTCTAACTTCAACATATCTGACTCCAGCTGCGAAATAATCTCCAGGTCTTCCACAATGGTGATCATACGTTCAACATTCTTCGCCGTTTTATACAGATAGACCTTATTCACTTCGGGATCAAGATATGCACCTTCGAGCAAGGTGAGGATATATCCCTGAATATTGAAGATCGGCGTTTTCAGCTCATGCGAGATATTACCTAAAAATTCCCTCCGGTAGGCTTCCATACTCTTCAGTTTTTCGATTTCCTCTCTTCGTTTCACAGCCCATTCCATGACTTCTTCATTGACAGTATGAATGATATCTTCCTTCAAATCGACTTTTGCCACTTTCTCATCTTTTGAAAGCTTTAGTGTCCGGATGGTCTTATAAACCAACTTAATCCTGTCGTGTATATATTTTTTCAGAATAAAGGAAAATGTAAAGAAGGTCACCGCAAGTATGATGACTCCGGATAAACCGAATACGAGCCAGTGGATATGCTGATATACCAGAATGCTGATAATGGTATAAACAGCCAGATAAAATACCAGGATAACTGCCGAAGCAAGGAGAACAAGGTAGTATGGTTTTGACGGTCGCATAAATTCAATTATCAATGATCAAGGATCAATGATCAATAAAAAAAATACAACCAACTGATCATTGATCATTGTTCATTGATCATTGTTCATTGATCATTGTTCGTATTTGTATCCAACTCCCTTAATGGTTACAATATTGTCTGTGCCCAGTTTTTCACGGATCTTCCTTATGTAAACGTCAATGGTACGTTCACCGACAATAATATCATCACCCCATATTCTGGCATATATTTCTTCGCGTGTGAACACCCTGTTGGGTTTGGAAACCAATAGGGCAAGAAGTTCAAATTCTTTTTTGGGCAGCGTGAATGACCTGCTTTTAAAATGGACCTCGTATGCCTCGCGATCAATTATCAGGTCGTCCGCAGAGGAGCCTGTTTCCGGCTTTTCATCAGATATCCTGTAGCGACGCAGCAACGCCGCTACCTTGCTTATTAGTAAACGGGGCTTGATGGGTTTGGTGATGTAATCATCAGCACCGGCGTCAAATCCGGCAATCTGGGAGTAATCTTCACTCCTGGCGGTAAAGTAAGTGATGACGGTATTTTTAAGCAGTTCGATATCTCTCATCTCCCGGCATGTTTCAATGCCATCCATTCCGGGCATCATGATATCGAGGATGATCAACTGCGGCACATGTTGCCGTGCAAGCGTTACAGCTTCGTCACCATTGCCGGCAGTAATCACCTGGTATCCCTCCTTGCGCAGATTATAACCTACAAACTCCAGTATATCTTCTTCATCATCAACAATAAGTATTTTAATATCACTATTGGTCATTATGCTTGGCTGTTTTTAATTGACCTCACCCCCCGTCCCCCTCTCCTCCAGGAGAGGGGGTGAAGGGGGTGAGGTGGTTTGGTGATCATACCAATTAATTTGTGCAACTTCAAATTACTACAGTATCCAAAATTACAAAAGAAATATATCATCTACACCTTGTTCTTGTGTTTCTTATGCCGCAGCACTTTGGCTTCCAGGTAAAAAATAATCTCCTCCGATATATTTTTGGTATGATCTCCTACCCTTTCAATTTTACGTATGGCGATTAGTAAGTTGAGATGATTTATTATGCCCTCAGGATTTTGTTTGATGATACTCGCAATGTTACCAACGGCATTTTTATTACTGTTATCCAGTAAATGATCCCTTGTGAATACATTTCTGGCAAGGCGGTTGTCTTCATTTTCAAAAGCAGTCAAAGCTTCTTTCAGCATATCGATGCCGGCATCAATGATATCCGGCAGATTTGTCTTTTCAAGATGCTCTTTTTCAAACGGTTGTGTACTTTCTTTGACGATTTTTGCCAGTCCCCATGCAAAATCGCCAATGCGTTCAAGATTATAGTTTATTTTAAGCACAGCCAGTACAAACCTGAGATCATTGGCAAGAGGATTGAATAAAGCCAGGAGGTTCTCGCAGTCCATATCAATTTTCAGCTCAAAGGCATCGATAAGCTTTTCTGTTGATGCCATTTCCGCAATGATATCCTTATTAAAGTTTTCAACGGCATCACGGGCCCTGGCAAGCTGACTGATGACCAGTTCCCACTCGTCGATGATATCCGACTTTAATATTTTCAATTCAGTATTGAGATGCGTCATAACATTTAAAATTTAAAATCTGACCAAAGTACATAATATTTTGCTTTTCACTGGTAAAACAGGATCAACCGAACTTACCCGTAACGTAATTTTGTGTTTTTATATCTTTCGGATTTGTAAAAATAGTTTTTGTTACATCCCATTCAACCAGTTCACCCAGGTAGAAAAAAGCAGTATAATCGCTAACGCGGCCTGCTTGCTGCATATTATGTGTCACGATGATAATCGTATAGTTTTTCTTTAATTCATAAATCAGGTCCTCGATCTTACCCGTCGATATCGGATCCAAAGCCGAGGCAGGCTCATCCATGAGTACCAGCGATGGCTCAATGGCCAGTGCACGGGCAATACAGAGCCTTTGCTGCTGTCCTCCTGAAAGATCCATAGCCGATTTTTTCAGGTTGTCCTTTACCTCTTCCCACAACGCTGCCTGCTTTATTGAGTCAACTACCTTCTCCTCAATATAATGCCGGTCATTCATGCCGTTTACCCGCAGCCCAAAGGCCACATTCTCAAAAATCGACTTTGGAAAGGGATTCGGTTTCTGAAACACC
The sequence above is a segment of the Bacteroidota bacterium genome. Coding sequences within it:
- the phoU gene encoding phosphate signaling complex protein PhoU produces the protein MTHLNTELKILKSDIIDEWELVISQLARARDAVENFNKDIIAEMASTEKLIDAFELKIDMDCENLLALFNPLANDLRFVLAVLKINYNLERIGDFAWGLAKIVKESTQPFEKEHLEKTNLPDIIDAGIDMLKEALTAFENEDNRLARNVFTRDHLLDNSNKNAVGNIASIIKQNPEGIINHLNLLIAIRKIERVGDHTKNISEEIIFYLEAKVLRHKKHKNKV
- the pstB gene encoding phosphate ABC transporter ATP-binding protein PstB; this encodes MSEYKVEVKDLNLYYDEFQALKNINFTAMANTITAFIGPSGCGKSTLLRVFNRMNDLIHGVTTTGSAFVDGLDVYDKNIRVDELRKKVGMVFQKPNPFPKSIFENVAFGLRVNGMNDRHYIEEKVVDSIKQAALWEEVKDNLKKSAMDLSGGQQQRLCIARALAIEPSLVLMDEPASALDPISTGKIEDLIYELKKNYTIIIVTHNMQQAGRVSDYTAFFYLGELVEWDVTKTIFTNPKDIKTQNYVTGKFG